TTGCGAATTGCCAATTGCCAATTGTAGGATACACAGGGAGAGTAGAAACAACCAAGTCCTGTGTCCTGTGGTAGACCCACTTGTTTTACCGCAGAGGGccctttttttgtttaccgtcgcaaaaaaaaaacgcgAAGAATACGCGTTGGTCGTTAAATTTTGTGGTACGCGTAAAACTGCTATTTGGTATCCTCTTTAGGGACGCGCCCATTGTCTATACGGTAATATAGGGCTTTCTTCATTACCTGCTTGCGTCAATTAGCTTTACTCATGTAACACATAATAACCTCTTACATTGTAATGAGgcccaaaaaaaaaaaaagaacatcttcaaaaaaaaaaaactttcatGGAAGGACCACCTAGTTAATAAAAAGCTCGCACTCAGGATCGAACTAAGGACCAACAGATTTGCAATCTGCTGCGCTACCACTGCGCCATACGAGCTTGATTTTCTGAAAGTgttgtatctcaaaatgagaTATGTCAGTATGACAATACGTCACCCTGAACGTtcataaaacacatatgaaacaaccttataacaaaacgaacaacatGAGACAAAACCCGACCTTCCCTAGCTGAACTACCCAAAGTATAAATGCCTGAACAATTAGTTTAGATCCGAGATTCCGCGCTTCCACCACTTAGtatgattcatattttatataatatataagataaGTAACATTCCGTGAATTAATCTGATAAACTGTTTTGACAACTGGTTACTTCCCTAAGACTGTTTATATTAGGATTGTCAAGACACTCCGGTATTACTCGAGCCCGTAATACAACACCTGGTAGCGTTAAAGGTTACTAATTGTTCAAACGAACCATCGAAAAGCCGAACCTAGCTACACCACACCCCAGTATGAGCTTTATGGATCAAATCCCAGGAGGAGGAAATTATCCAAAACTCCCAGTAGAATGCCTTCCTAACTTCCCGATCCAACCATCTTTGACCTTCAGAGGTAGAAATGACTCGCATAAACTGAAAAACTTTATCTCCGAAATAATGTTAAACATGTCTATGATATCTTGGCCGAATGATGCCAGTCGTATTGTGTACTGCAGAAGACATTTATTAAACCCCGCTGCTCAGTGGGCTAATGACTTTGTACAAGAACAAGGTATACTTGAAATAACATTCGACACATTCATACAAGGATTATATCAGCATTTCTATAAGCCACCAGATATCAATAAAATCTTTAATGCAATCACGCAACTTTCCGAAGCTAAACTTGGTATTGAGCGTCTCAACCAACGATTCAGAAAGATTTGGGACAGAATGCCACCAGACTTCATGACCGAAAAAGCTGCCATAATGACATATACTAGGCTATTGACAAAGGAAACCTATAATATTGTCAGAATGCACAAACCAGAGACATTAAAAGACGCCATGGAAGAGGCTTACCAGACAACTGCACTAACTGAAAGATTCTTCCCAGGATTCGAACTTGATGCTGATGGAGACACTATCATCGGTGCCACAACCCACTTACAAGAAGAATACGACTCTGACTATGATTCAGAAGATAATCTGACCCAGAATGGATACGTCCATACCGTAAGGACAAGAAGATCTTACAATAAACCAATGTCAAATCATCGAAACAGGAGAAATAACAACCCATCTAGAGAAGAATGTATAAAAAATCGGCTATGCTTCTATTGTAAGAAAGAGGGACATCGCCTGAACGAATGTAGAGCACGTAAGGCGAGTTCTAACCGATCTTGAACTCGAATCAAAAGACCAACAAACTCCTTTTATCAAAACCTTACCAATTGTACACTATATCGCCATCCCCGAGATGGACAATACCGCCGAAAAAACcataaaaatacaaaacaCGAAAGTAAAAACCCTGTTTGACAGTGGATCACCCACGTCATTTATCCGAAGAGATATTGTAGAACTTCTCAAATACGAAATCTACGAGACCCCTCCACTCCGTTTTAGAGGATTCGTAGCCACCAAATCCGCCGTTACATCCGAAGCAGTCACCATTGACCTCAAAATCAATGACCTGCATATAACTTTAGCCGCGTACATACTGGATAACATGGACTACCAATTGTTAATTGGAAATCCAATCTTACGCCGCTACCCGAAAATCCTGCACACAGTACTGAATACCAGAGAGAGCCCCGACTCCTTAAAGCCCAAGACTTATCGCTCCGAAACCGTTAATAACGTTAGAACCTACTCCGCTGGTAATCGTGGTAACCCCAGAAACATAAAACTGTCTTTTGCCCCCACCATTCTCGAAGCAACTGACCCGAAATCCGCTGGTAATCGTGGTGACTCCAGAACCAAAACCCTGTCTCTTGCAACCACTACTCCTGCAGCAATTGACCCGCTTACGACCCTTGATAACCCAGGTAGTACTCAAAGTACATTTGCGCAATTCCCGATACCTGAAGAAGCGAGCATCCTAGAAGAGGATGGAAAATACTCCAACGTTGTCTCAACCATTCAGAGTGTAGAACCTAATGCTACTGATCACAGCAATAAGGACACCTTTTGCACTTTGCCAGTTTGGTTACAACAGAAGTATAGAGAGATCATACGTAATGATCTCCCACCAAGACCTGCCGACATTAATAACATCCCCGTAAAACatgatattgaaattaaaCCTGGCGCAAGACTACCTCGACTACAGCCATACCATGTTACAGAAAAGAACGAACAAgaaatcaacaaaataGTTCAAAAACTGCTCGATAACAAGTTCATTGTTCCCTCAAAGTCGCCTTGCAGCTCCCCTGTAGTCCTCGTCCCGAAGAAAGACGGTACCTTCCGACTCTGCGTCGATTACCGCACCCTGAACAAAGCTACCATCTCCGACCCATTCCCATTACCCAGAATCGACAACCTATTGAGCCGTATTGGAAATGCCCAGATATTTACCACGCTAGATTTGCATAGTGGTTACCACCAGATCCCGATGGAACCCAAAGACCGCTACAAAACCGCCTTTGTCACACCATCCGGTAAGTATGAATATACCGTCATGCCATTTGGCTTAGTCAATGCACCTAGTACATTCGCAAGATACATGGCTGATACATTTAGAGACCTGAGATTCGTCAATGTTTACCTTGATGATATATTAATATTCTCCGAATCTCCAGAAGAACATTGGAAACATTTAGACACGGTACTAGAAAGATTAAAGAACGAGAACCTCATTgttaagaagaaaaaatgtaaaTTTGCATCTGAAGAAACTGAGTTTTTAGGCTATAGTATTGGAATCCAGAAAATAGCTCCACTACAGCACAAATGTGCAGCAATCCGAGACTTTCCGACGCCTAAAACAGTAAAACAAGCACAGAGATTTTTAGGAATGATTAATTACTACAGACGATTCATTCCAAATTGCTCCAAGATTGCACAGCCAATCCAACTGTTTATTTGTGACAAAAGTCAATGGACAGAAAAACAAGACAAGGCAATTGATAAACTAAAAGACGCCTTGTGTAACTCCCCCGTCCTAGTACCATTCAACAACAAAGCAAACTACCGACTTACAACAGACGCCTCAAAAGACGGCATTGGTGCTGTTCTAGAAGAAGTCgacaacaagaacaaacTTGTTGGTGTCGTCGGTTACTTCTCTAAATCCTTAGAGAGTGCCCAGAAAAACTATCCTGCTGGCGAATTAGAACTACTTGGAATTATCAAAGCACTCCACCACTTCCGATATATGCTTCACGGAAAGCATTTCACGTTAAGAACAGACCACATTAGTTTGTTATCATTACAAAACAAGAACGAACCCGCACGACGCGTGCAACGCTGGTTAGATGACCTAGCCACATATGACTTCACCTTAGAATACCTAGCTGGACCCAAGAACGTTGTCGCAGATGCCATATCCCGTGCCGTATATACTATAACCCCCGAAACATCCCGACCTATCGACACAGAAAGCTGGAAATCTTACTACAAATCAGACCCATTATGTAGTGCTGTCTTAATTCATATGAAAGAATTGACACAACACAACGTCACACCTGAAGATATGTCAGCCTTCCGTAGTTACCAGAAGAAACTCGAACTATCAGAGACCTTCCGAAAGAATTATTCCCTAGAAGACGAAATGATCTATTACCAAGACCGACTAGTAGTACCAATAAAACAACAGAACGCAGTTATGAGACTATATCATGACCATACCTTATTTGGAGGACATTTTGGTGTAACAGTGACCCTTGCGAAAATCAGCCCAATTTACTATTGGCCAAAATTACAACATTCGATCATACAATACATCAGGACCTGCGTACAATGTCAACTAATAAAATCACACCGACCACGCTTACATGGACTATTACAACCACTCCCTATAGCAGAAGGAAGATGGCTTGATATATCAATGGATTTTGTGACAGGATTACCCCCGACATCAAATAACTTGAATATGATCCTCGTCGTAGTTGATCGTTTTTCGAAACGCGCTCACTTCATAGCTACAAGGAAAACCTTAGACGCAACACAACTAATAGATCTACTCTTTCGatacattttttcatatcaTGGTTTTCCCAGGACAATAACCAGTGATAGAGATGTCCGTATGACCGCCGACAAATATCAAGAACTCACGAAAAGACTAGGAATAAAATCGACAATGTCTTCCGCGAACCACCCCCAAACAGATGGACAATCCGAACGAACGATACAGACATTAAACAGGTTACTAAGAGCCTATGCTTCAACCAATATTCAGAATTGGCATGTATATTTACCACAAATCGAATTTGTTTACAATTCTACACCTACTAGAACACTTGGAAAATCAccatttgaaattgatttAGGATATTTACCGAATACCCCTGCTATTAAGTCAGATGACGAAGTCAACGCAAGAAGTTTTACTGCCGTAGAACTTGCCAAACACCTCAAAGCCCTTACCATCCAAACGAAGGAACAGCTAGAACACGCTCAAATCGAAATGGAAACTAATAACAATCAAAGACGTAAACCCTTATTGTTAAACATAGGAGATCACGTATTAGTGCATAGAGATGCATACTTCAAGAAAGGTGCTTATATGAAAGTACAACAAATATACGTCGGACCATTTCGAGTtgtcaagaaaataaacgaTAACGCCTACGAACTAGATTTAAACTCtcacaagaaaaagcaCAGAGTTATTAATGTACAATTCCTGAAAAAGTTTGTATACCGTCCAGACGCGTACCCAAAGAATAAACCAATCAGCTCCACTGAAAGAATTAAGAGAGCACACGAAGTTACTGCACTCATAGGAATAGATACTACACACAAAACTTACTTATGTCACATGCAAGATGTAGACCCAACACTTTCAGTAGAATACTCAGAAGCTGAATTTTGCCAAATTCCCGAAAGAACACGAAGATCAATATTAGCCAACTTTAGACAACTCTACGAAACACAAGACAACCCTGAGAGAGAGGAAGATgttgtatctcaaaatgagaTATGTCAGTATGACAATACGTCACCCTGAACGTtcataaaacacatatgaaacaaccttataacaaaacgaacaacatGAGACAAAACCCGACCTTCCCTAGCTGAACTACCCAAAGTATAAATGCCTGAACAATTAGTTTAGATCCGAGATTCCGCGCTTCCACCACTTAGtatgattcatattttatataatatataagataaGTAACATTCCGTGAATTAATCTGATAAACTGTTTTGACAACTGGTTACTTCCCTAAGACTGTTTATATTAGGATTGTCAAGACACTCCGGTATTACTCGAGCCCGTAATACAACAGAAAGTTCCATTTTGGATGCTCTATTTATGGGAATATGACTATACGAATGTCACCCACGATGGCCGGAGTAGCTGTGATGAGCATCTTTTTGTCCTGGGCGGCTTAAAACGTGAGCAAAATTGTACTGTAAATTACTTACGTTATCAATGGAAGTGTGTGAATTTCGTGATAAAATTATTGTCAGAATAGTGACTTCATTATTCTTTATAACTAACCATTAGGATCATATAAGTAATCAGATGCAGTTCGTCATTAATATGTCAGGATGGATAACCATAGGTAAGCACGTGATTATGGAAGGACAGTAAAGTTACCGATCtacttttttgaatgatCAACTTGGTGTTTTCATCTATAAGGATATGGGTCGTTACATTGAAACTATAGTAAAAGATCTCGTTATTGGTATATCGGTcataatgaagatgaaatagtCGGTATGTATTTTTATACCCCCCCCTATATGGTAAAAAGGTTAAGATTCATATTTaaatcttcattaatacCACCTCTAATTTCTAATTACCAACATTTTTAACTCCACTTTTATTATATGCTATATACAACATTATGTAAAAGGAGTATACCAAAAATTCTCCTTCATAATATAGGAATTCACAAAATGGAACCGATATCTCCGCATAATGCTATTATCATTTCTTACTCGTTTTATACATTGTCATTCATTATCTTATTGCATTTGCAATCCTTGTTTTCCGGCTTCTGTGAAATTTGACGACTGATTCTCAATTTTATGTCATCTTTTTACACTTATATATGACAATATACTAGTAGTATGAAGACTAATCAACGGAGgttatttgatttctattcTAACTTATTTGAACATATATAATTTGTAAATTTTATGCAGATTAGACTTGGGAGTTATCACAACATTTTGTCAGTGTTTAGCCTCTTTCACCTTTGCCTTTTTCAGCCTTTTTTGTGTAAATTGATGGTGTAGTTTGTTTCTGAAAGGgctctttttatttttttcgctTCCGCCGTTCGTTATTGGATAATCCCCGAAATATGCTAGAGTGGCTGATACATTATAGAACATAAAAGTGAGCTGCAATGAGCACTCAAGCACGTTATTGACAAGGATAACGGAAAGGTACACTAATACTTATACTGATTAATAAGGGTTAGCCTTTTAATGTTCAAGTCAACTTTAAACTCCATAATAAGAAGACCCTTGAAAGGTTTTCAACTTCTTAGAGGGGCTGACTCATCGAATACACGGCCACAGTCCCCTAGAGCCTCCGCAAGAGATGTTACAGAGAAACAGATATTAAGAACTCCGTCAGCACCAACTGCAATACCATTAAGGGAGATTATCTATAGAGTCCCAAGCTTGTTTCCTCGCCCTTTAGAAGATTCTGTTAAGGACTTCCGAGATTTTATCAAGAACGAGGATGCATTCCAGACtgaacttttgaaaacgCTGCCATTCTACCCCACTCCTTCGGAATCAAAAACAGCAAGACTTATAAGAACTGTTGTTGATGATGAGGGCAATTACATCAATGAATTTTGCATACGCCCTCGAAAAACCTCAGTGCCTGAGGCTGACTTAAAACATCTGGTTTTCATTCATGGGTATGGCGCCGGATTGGGttttttcatcaagaaTTTTGAGGATATTCCACTATTGGATAACGAGTGGTGCATACATGCCATCGATTTGCCTGGGTAtggtttttcttcaagaCCTAAGTTTCCGTTCGAGTATCCGAGAGATAATATTCACAGCGTTCAAGATTGGTTTCACGAAAGAATACACACATGGTTTAGTAAaagaaatcttttgaacCGACCTGAGAAAAACATTGTTATGGCACATTCTTTAGGGTCTTACTTGATGGCTTTATATTTGCAAAAATATAAGGAATCTCCATCTTTTAAAAAGCTGATCCTTTGTTCCCCAGCAGGCGTGTCTTATAGAGATTTCAACAATACTGCTTCAGAGgttgaaaaatggaaacCGCCTCCTTGGTGGTATGTCAAGCTTTGGGACAGAAATATCTCGCCTTTTACACTAGTAAGAAATTTTCGCCAGTTAGGTTCGAAGATTACAAGTGGATGGTCATATCGGCGCTTTAAGCACATTTTGAATGGTGATCCAGAACAGTCAAAACGGTTTGAAGCCTTGCATAGATACGCATATgctattttcaataaacgTGGTTCAGGTGAATACTTATTAAGCTTTGCTTTGAAATGTGGTGGTGAACCAAGACTATCATTGGAGCAGCAGCTATTCGATGGCAAAAAGTCtgatattttaaagaaTAGTAATTGTGACTGGCTTTGGCTTTATGGCGATGACGATTGGATGGATGTGAATGGTGGACTTAGAGTATCAAGATTCTTGAAAGAGAAgttgaaacaaaaaagtaACGTCATCATTGTTCCTCATTCAGGGCATCACTTGTACCTGGATAACTataagtttttcaataatattcTTACGAaagaaatgcaaaaaatataatgaagaaatcttGTGCATCTACATTATATAACGAAATTTTTACATACATTTTCGCCgctatttttcttcttatctcaaaatgaaattaCCGTTTGCAATCAACACCGGTCgctgttttattttgttcataataataatttagATACAGCATGAACTGTATATTAAAGTCAACGATTTCAACAATTCATTTCTGTGTAACTATTTTTCCAATAGAACCACTGTCTTTATGGAGTAGTTGGGCTCtataaaaattatttagTTCCAAagtttgtttatattttgtttCTATAATAATGTATTGAAGATATAAACAAACATAATTTTACTGTTAACATTTAGGCGCAACAAAAGGAcgatctttttttatttatcaCAAGTTAAAGATTTTCGATACAAATAATATTGTGGTTTAAGGTACGTCCAACTCTACTTAAATCACTGAATCCTTCAGATAACGAAATTACGAATAATATCTACTCTGTTTCTCCTTGtctttgttctttcttGCAGCCAGCCAAGCCCATTCGGGATCAGAGATTCAAATATCCCTGACGGCTGGTTCTGGATTAAGTTGATTTTGTGGAACTTCTGTCTTCACAATTATATTGTTACCCACTTAATGCTTCTCGGGGGTTAGAAACACTAGCACTTGAAAGAacatgaaaaattgaaaaaaaaaaaaaacaatgcACAATAAATTCCAGGGGTTAGCGACTTTATACTTCTTCTGTTAGCTACTGTAGTGTTCTGTACACATATTCACTTGTAGAAGTTGATTAGAATGACAGCCTCATCAAATGACGATGACCTAATATTCGAATGTTATAGCGATCCTGAGTTAAAAAGATGGACACACCTTGCTAATGCAAAAGCTTGGAAAGGTATTCTGACCGTGCAGCAGTACGCTGATAGGGAACAATTGCTAGGGTCTTCAGAGATTTCTCAAAAGAATAAATCAAATGAAATGATGACAAAATACCCAAAAAGTTACCAGTGGCTTGGGCAGAAGTACTTTGTTTTAAAGGATCGATCTTTGCCAGataatggaaaatttaGTCAAGTTGTTTCCAGTTGCGAAACTTTAAACAGGATTGGATATTGTATTCATCCGGGTTCTAATGGAAAAATCGAGCCAGCTTTGATTGTATGCATTGGGGGCGTCTTTACCTTTGAAAACCATCGCGGCAAGGGCTACGCCAAGAAGATGATTATCAAACTGAATGAATTTTATGACAAGATTCGTGATGACGCTAACACCGTActagaattgaaaaatttggtgaTTAACCTTTACAGCGAAGTCGGAGAATATTATTCCGCATTAGGATACGAGAGTATGCATGTTCCCTTGCACCGCATTTCTAAATTAGATGAACTTACTGAGAGATACTGTggagaagatgatgacCATGATGGTAAGTACTTGGGATTTGATGATTACAGGGGTTTAGTAGGACTACATGAGACACAGTTCAAAGAAAGCTTATTAAGTTTACACAAAGAAAACCCAGAGAAGTTTGTTTTTACCGTTGCGCCAGACTTTGACATTTTCACATGGTTTCAGTATCGTGATCTTTTTATCATGAATAAATCAGGAAGAAAAGCCCAGCAAAATCTGTTTTTTGGATACGCGTTGAGTGATAACAGCCACATCATATGGCATCACAATTGGAACGGTGATTCTCTGATTATTGTCAAAATCCATATACCTGAAGAAACATTTCAAAGGAAAGAATTGAAGctcaaaaaattactaaGGAAGGCCATAGAAGAGACAAAGCTTCATGGATTGCAAGAATTAGAATTTTGGGACGAAGAAATTCCCATCAAAAAGTACCCACAATTGTTTCAGTTATTAACAGAGCTTGAAAATGAATCTAAAGTTTTCTCAGAAAACGGTTCCATCAGTGCTGTTCGTCCCCCCAAAGGATATACAGCCGAGCAGGTAATTTGGGATAACAATACCAAATTCTGTTGGTTTTAAGTCAAATATTGTGTTGCTTATACAGGAAAAGTCAAGGTTTCAAACTACATATCATTATTTACTGTTAAAATTCACATATACTAATACATACGGTAATAGATTGAACCTCTTCTGTGCTCTTCTCTAAAAGTACTTCTGAACGTATGTGtcatttttcctttcagttttctttgtaGCTCGCATTGATGTAGCCGAGTATATTTAAGGGATTCTTATGCAAtgatgaaatatttttcaccTATAACGCCGACTACTGAAAACAGAGGGCCATCTTAACCGTTTTGCATTCAGTAACCCATACTCAGGATTTAATAAAAGAGGAAAGCAATGTCTCTACTAGGCGCCAGGTCCACTTACCGTTGGTTTTCAATCGCTGCATCAATTCCGACTAAGAATGCTATTGGCAAATCCACGTACCTCTTAGCTTCAAGAAATCAACAGTACCGAGGCATCATAACGTCAACTGTAGACTGGAAACCAATCAAGACAGGTAAGAGCCCAAATGATGATTCTCGAAGAGAAAGATCCTTTGGCAAGAAAATTGTTCTGGGTCTGATGTTCGCGATGCCAATAATATCCTTCTATTTGGGAACTTGGCAAGTAAGGAGATTGAAGTGGAAAACCAAGCTGATTGCGGCATGCGAAACTAAACTTACTTATGAACCAATACCACTTCCTAAGTCATTTACACCTGACATGTGCGAGGATTGGGAATACCGTAAAGTTATACTTACCGGACACTTCCTTCACAATGAAGAGATGTTTGTTGGtccaagaaagaaaaatggagaaaagGGTTATTTTCTGTTTACACCGTTCATTAGAGATGACACCGGTGAGAAAGTTCTGATAGAAAGAGGGTGGATaagtgaagaaaaagttgcTCCTGACTCAAGAAATTTACACCATTTGTCGTTGCCTCAAGAAGAACACTTGAAAGTGGTTTGCTTAGTAAGACctccaaagaaaagaggcTCGCTACAATGGGCGAAAAAGGATCCAAATTCTAGATTGTGGCAGGTGCCAGACATATATGACATGGCAAGATCATCAGGGTGCACGCCCATTCAATTTCAAGCCTTGTATGACATGAAGGACCATCCAATAATCGAGGAACACACAAGAAACGAGGCTTCACAAAACAATTCCACCTCTAGCCTGTGGAAGTTCTGGAAACGAGAACCTACGACTGCTGTAAACGGAACGCAAGCTGTTGATAATAATACATCGAAGCCTCGTTCTAGGCAGGAAATGCCGACAGACCAAACAATTGAATTCGATGAACGACAGTTTATCAAAGCAGGTGTTCCCATAGGCCGGAAGCCCACTATTGATTTAAAGAATAACCATCTACAATATTTGGTAACGTGGTATGGCCTTTCGTTTTTGAGCACAATCTTCCTCATTGTGGCTCTTAGGAAGGCGAAAAGAGGGGGCGTTGTGTCCCAAGACCAACTAATGAAAGAGAAACTGAAGCATTCAAGGAAATATATGTAAACGGCAAACTCCTCTGCCCATACTATCGAACTCTATCCAAGAAGCGCGTAATTTCACGAGCACTGCCTAAACGGTTTTCCACATTAGTTTTGCAACTACAATGATTCGGATATGGCACATTTACATAATTTAAACTTGTACATAACTAACACCTTTTTATCCATATACCTTATGTGCCGCTCAAGATATGAACATTGCGCGTTGCCCGGACAATATCGATAAATAATAGCCAAAACAAACATGTTTTATCGACGCATGAATCCTTTGGCGTTAAACTTGTCCAATTGCACTGAAACTTGGAGCGTATAAGCTCAGCAATTGCACCAAAACAATATCAGAAAAGGCTTGTATTGCCACTTTCACCTATGAGCGAAGATAAAGCTAAATTAGGGACCACAAGGTCTGCCACGGAATATCGTTTATCCATTGGTAGCGCTCCGACTTCAAGAAGGTCGTCTATGGGTGAATCCTCATCCCTGATGAAATTTGCTGATCAAGAGGGATTAACGAGTTCCGTTGGCGAATATAACGAGAATACCATACAACAGCTTCTGTTGCCTAAAATAAGAGAACTGAGCGATTCAATCATTACTTTAGATTCCAATTTCACGCGCTTAAATTTTATCCACGAGAGTTTAGCTGATCTTAATGAATCCCTAGGTTCGTTGTTGTACGGTATTATGAGCAATTCATGGTGCGTAGAATTCTCACAGGCGCCTCATGATATTCAAGACGATTTGATCGCTATTAAACAATTGAAATCGTTGGAAGATGAGAAAAATAACTTAGTAATGGAACTCTCCAATATGGAACGCGggattaaaagaaaaaaagacgaaCAAGGTGAAAATGATTTGGCCAAGGCATCTCAGAACAAACAGTTTAACCAGCCGCTATTTCCCTCCTCACAAGTAAGAAAATACAGGTCATATGACAACAGAGACAAGAGGAAGCCCTCCAAGATAGGCAACAACTTACAAGTAGAGAATGAGGAGGACTATGAAGACGATACTAGTAGTGAAGCTTCTTTTGTTCTAAATCCAACAAATATCGGTATGTCCAAATCATCTCAAGGTCACGTGACTAAAACCACGCgtttgaataataataccaACAGTAAACTGAGAAGAAAGTCCATCTTACATACAATCAGAAATAGCATTGCTTCCGGCGCTGATTTACCCATCGAAAACGACAATGTTGTT
This sequence is a window from Saccharomyces cerevisiae S288C chromosome VII, complete sequence. Protein-coding genes within it:
- a CDS encoding gag protein (Retrotransposon TYA Gag gene co-transcribed with TYB Pol; translated as TYA or TYA-TYB polyprotein; Gag is a nucleocapsid protein that is the structural constituent of virus-like particles (VLPs); similar to retroviral Gag), encoding MSFMDQIPGGGNYPKLPVECLPNFPIQPSLTFRGRNDSHKLKNFISEIMLNMSMISWPNDASRIVYCRRHLLNPAAQWANDFVQEQGILEITFDTFIQGLYQHFYKPPDINKIFNAITQLSEAKLGIERLNQRFRKIWDRMPPDFMTEKAAIMTYTRLLTKETYNIVRMHKPETLKDAMEEAYQTTALTERFFPGFELDADGDTIIGATTHLQEEYDSDYDSEDNLTQNGYVHTVRTRRSYNKPMSNHRNRRNNNPSREECIKNRLCFYCKKEGHRLNECRARKASSNRS
- a CDS encoding gag-pol fusion protein (Retrotransposon TYA Gag and TYB Pol genes; transcribed/translated as one unit; polyprotein is processed to make a nucleocapsid-like protein (Gag), reverse transcriptase (RT), protease (PR), and integrase (IN); similar to retroviral genes); translated protein: MSFMDQIPGGGNYPKLPVECLPNFPIQPSLTFRGRNDSHKLKNFISEIMLNMSMISWPNDASRIVYCRRHLLNPAAQWANDFVQEQGILEITFDTFIQGLYQHFYKPPDINKIFNAITQLSEAKLGIERLNQRFRKIWDRMPPDFMTEKAAIMTYTRLLTKETYNIVRMHKPETLKDAMEEAYQTTALTERFFPGFELDADGDTIIGATTHLQEEYDSDYDSEDNLTQNGYVHTVRTRRSYNKPMSNHRNRRNNNPSREECIKNRLCFYCKKEGHRLNECRARRRVLTDLELESKDQQTPFIKTLPIVHYIAIPEMDNTAEKTIKIQNTKVKTLFDSGSPTSFIRRDIVELLKYEIYETPPLRFRGFVATKSAVTSEAVTIDLKINDLHITLAAYILDNMDYQLLIGNPILRRYPKILHTVLNTRESPDSLKPKTYRSETVNNVRTYSAGNRGNPRNIKLSFAPTILEATDPKSAGNRGDSRTKTLSLATTTPAAIDPLTTLDNPGSTQSTFAQFPIPEEASILEEDGKYSNVVSTIQSVEPNATDHSNKDTFCTLPVWLQQKYREIIRNDLPPRPADINNIPVKHDIEIKPGARLPRLQPYHVTEKNEQEINKIVQKLLDNKFIVPSKSPCSSPVVLVPKKDGTFRLCVDYRTLNKATISDPFPLPRIDNLLSRIGNAQIFTTLDLHSGYHQIPMEPKDRYKTAFVTPSGKYEYTVMPFGLVNAPSTFARYMADTFRDLRFVNVYLDDILIFSESPEEHWKHLDTVLERLKNENLIVKKKKCKFASEETEFLGYSIGIQKIAPLQHKCAAIRDFPTPKTVKQAQRFLGMINYYRRFIPNCSKIAQPIQLFICDKSQWTEKQDKAIDKLKDALCNSPVLVPFNNKANYRLTTDASKDGIGAVLEEVDNKNKLVGVVGYFSKSLESAQKNYPAGELELLGIIKALHHFRYMLHGKHFTLRTDHISLLSLQNKNEPARRVQRWLDDLATYDFTLEYLAGPKNVVADAISRAVYTITPETSRPIDTESWKSYYKSDPLCSAVLIHMKELTQHNVTPEDMSAFRSYQKKLELSETFRKNYSLEDEMIYYQDRLVVPIKQQNAVMRLYHDHTLFGGHFGVTVTLAKISPIYYWPKLQHSIIQYIRTCVQCQLIKSHRPRLHGLLQPLPIAEGRWLDISMDFVTGLPPTSNNLNMILVVVDRFSKRAHFIATRKTLDATQLIDLLFRYIFSYHGFPRTITSDRDVRMTADKYQELTKRLGIKSTMSSANHPQTDGQSERTIQTLNRLLRAYASTNIQNWHVYLPQIEFVYNSTPTRTLGKSPFEIDLGYLPNTPAIKSDDEVNARSFTAVELAKHLKALTIQTKEQLEHAQIEMETNNNQRRKPLLLNIGDHVLVHRDAYFKKGAYMKVQQIYVGPFRVVKKINDNAYELDLNSHKKKHRVINVQFLKKFVYRPDAYPKNKPISSTERIKRAHEVTALIGIDTTHKTYLCHMQDVDPTLSVEYSEAEFCQIPERTRRSILANFRQLYETQDNPEREEDVVSQNEICQYDNTSP